The Deferribacterota bacterium sequence AGGAAATACTTGGGGTGTACCCGCTGGAAAAATGAATAGGGAGGAGAGTCTTAAAGTAGCTATTTTAAGAGAAATCTTTGAAGAAACAGGCTTAGAGTTAAAAGAAAAAGATATAAGTCATATTAAAGAAGTGTTTATAAAATACAAGGACTATGACTTTGTTTACCATATCTTTAATACGAAAGTTAATAAAGAACCAAAAGTAAAGATTAATAATAAAGAGCACAAAGCTTACAAGTGGATT is a genomic window containing:
- a CDS encoding NUDIX hydrolase — its product is GNTWGVPAGKMNREESLKVAILREIFEETGLELKEKDISHIKEVFIKYKDYDFVYHIFNTKVNKEPKVKINNKEHKAYKWIKPKEALKMDLIEDLDACIKLFYK